In a single window of the Verrucomicrobiales bacterium genome:
- a CDS encoding response regulator: protein MNPSPQPLAPDRELQVIVLEDVMWDAELIQRQLKSLERKCCFHHCTDQPAYVRALASINPDLILSDFKLPGFSGSEALAIARDAYPDVPFVLVSGAIGEETLACLLREGATDYVAKNNLKLLPPIAQRALQERQVKIEARRAIHAVREAIEVLRDTKRAFKSKALGQLREKLELLLETPFWR, encoded by the coding sequence ATGAACCCCAGTCCACAGCCCCTCGCTCCGGACCGCGAGTTGCAGGTGATCGTTCTAGAGGATGTGATGTGGGATGCGGAACTCATCCAACGCCAACTGAAGTCCTTGGAGCGGAAATGCTGTTTCCACCACTGTACCGACCAGCCCGCGTATGTCCGAGCCTTGGCTAGCATCAATCCCGACCTGATCCTTTCAGATTTTAAGTTACCCGGGTTTAGCGGGTCGGAGGCCCTAGCCATCGCTCGTGACGCTTATCCGGATGTTCCGTTTGTCTTGGTTTCGGGGGCGATCGGCGAGGAAACGCTCGCATGTCTCCTCCGTGAGGGCGCCACCGACTATGTCGCGAAGAACAACCTCAAGTTGCTCCCCCCGATAGCGCAGCGGGCGTTGCAAGAGCGCCAAGTGAAGATCGAGGCCAGGCGCGCGATCCATGCCGTTCGGGAAGCCATCGAGGTTCTACGCGACACCAAACGAGCTTTTAAATCAAAAGCGCTGGGCCAGCTCCGTGAAAAGCTGGAACTGCTGCTCGAAACACCTTTTTGGCGCTAA
- a CDS encoding PAS domain S-box protein, whose amino-acid sequence MFANLMIVQWIAGIVTALWISPQAWEGMESEVHGHVWAAVFLGAAVASLPVWLAWSHPGAEITRQTVAVGQVLSSALLVHLAGGRIETHFHIFGSLAFLAFYRDWKVLGTATSLIILDHVVRGAFWPQSIFGVAQASPWRWLEHTGWVIFEDSFLWLSIRHGLRESRLIADRQARLEQMNQMIGERVEDRTRRLQEEIDERGLAEERLKASLSSLAAINAVLDRAYLIAITDRAGRITHANENFCRLSGYRREELIGQNHRILKSGEHPDSFFQQLWQTITQGNVWRGEIRNRAKDGHTYWVDTAIGPMFDEDGKIKGYLAIRIEITERIRLTRQLVASSRQAGMAEVATGVLHNVGNVLNSVNVSCRLLSGRLRRSRTPGLHKVAKLLREKSAELPTFLAWDAHGEKLTSYLKELADQLNEERDAMAEEVGSLAKNIDHIKEIVARQQSYARIACVPETIQVADLIADALEMSSHELTQHAIEVVRELQEEIPPISGDKHRVLQILVNFIRNAMHACIAAEGVAPRITVRCRQLNGWVQISVLDNGIGIPQANLNRIFSHGFTTRQGGHGFGLHAGANAAKEMGARLTVHSDGPGQGAKFTLELPMNATPRKPANSTHDQAP is encoded by the coding sequence ATGTTCGCGAATCTGATGATTGTTCAGTGGATCGCGGGGATTGTGACCGCTCTTTGGATCTCTCCCCAGGCGTGGGAAGGAATGGAGAGCGAGGTGCACGGACATGTCTGGGCGGCAGTTTTCCTGGGGGCAGCGGTGGCCAGCCTACCCGTGTGGTTGGCTTGGTCGCACCCCGGCGCGGAGATCACCCGGCAAACCGTCGCCGTCGGTCAAGTGCTGAGCTCAGCGCTGCTGGTCCACCTAGCCGGCGGCCGCATCGAGACCCATTTCCACATTTTCGGATCGCTGGCTTTCCTAGCCTTCTACCGGGATTGGAAGGTGCTGGGCACGGCCACCAGTCTCATCATCCTGGATCACGTAGTCCGGGGGGCGTTCTGGCCACAGTCCATCTTCGGCGTAGCCCAAGCCAGCCCCTGGCGTTGGCTTGAGCACACGGGATGGGTGATCTTCGAGGATAGCTTTCTATGGCTTTCGATCCGACATGGCCTGCGCGAATCCCGTCTAATCGCCGACCGCCAGGCCCGACTTGAGCAGATGAACCAGATGATTGGTGAGCGCGTCGAGGATCGGACCCGACGCCTGCAGGAGGAGATCGACGAGCGGGGATTGGCCGAAGAACGGCTGAAGGCTTCGCTGAGTTCCCTGGCGGCCATCAATGCCGTTTTGGATCGCGCCTACCTCATCGCCATCACGGATCGCGCGGGCAGGATCACGCATGCCAACGAAAACTTCTGTCGGCTCTCGGGCTATAGGCGAGAGGAACTGATCGGCCAAAACCATAGGATCCTCAAGTCGGGCGAGCATCCGGACTCGTTTTTCCAGCAACTGTGGCAGACCATCACCCAGGGGAACGTCTGGCGGGGGGAGATTCGGAATCGGGCCAAGGATGGTCACACCTATTGGGTGGATACGGCCATCGGTCCCATGTTCGACGAAGACGGGAAGATCAAGGGTTACCTGGCAATCCGTATCGAAATTACGGAAAGGATTCGGCTCACGCGCCAACTCGTGGCGTCCTCGCGACAGGCAGGGATGGCGGAGGTCGCAACCGGCGTGTTACACAACGTGGGGAACGTTCTGAACAGCGTGAACGTTTCGTGCCGACTGCTCAGCGGGCGACTCCGCAGGAGCCGGACACCCGGCCTTCACAAAGTTGCCAAGTTGCTTCGTGAGAAATCCGCGGAGCTGCCGACGTTCCTCGCCTGGGACGCACATGGCGAAAAGCTCACGTCATACCTCAAGGAACTCGCCGATCAGCTGAACGAGGAGCGGGACGCGATGGCTGAGGAGGTCGGAAGCTTGGCCAAGAACATCGACCATATTAAGGAGATTGTTGCCCGCCAGCAATCGTACGCGCGGATTGCCTGCGTACCTGAAACCATCCAGGTGGCCGATCTCATCGCGGACGCACTCGAGATGAGCAGCCATGAACTCACGCAACACGCCATCGAAGTCGTCCGCGAGCTGCAAGAGGAGATCCCTCCGATTTCGGGCGACAAGCATAGGGTGCTACAGATTCTGGTGAATTTTATCCGCAATGCCATGCATGCCTGCATCGCGGCGGAGGGAGTCGCGCCCAGGATCACGGTGCGATGCCGGCAGCTTAACGGATGGGTTCAAATCTCGGTTCTGGACAACGGCATCGGCATACCCCAGGCAAACCTCAATCGCATTTTCAGCCACGGCTTCACTACTCGTCAAGGGGGGCACGGTTTCGGGCTGCATGCTGGGGCGAATGCCGCCAAGGAAATGGGGGCCAGGCTGACAGTCCATAGCGACGGTCCCGGCCAGGGAGCGAAATTTACCCTGGAACTGCCAATGAATGCGACTCCCCGAAAGCCTGCAAATTCGACCCATGATCAAGCCCCTTGA
- a CDS encoding ferritin-like domain-containing protein, giving the protein MTTLPSLEQFALGDGGGPACLIAHDAERFRGTSDEMRRVVDLWFQEEREHARLLSCAARRLGGSARQSHWSFSAFCACRRLLGVRFELQVLLLTELVSTAYYKVLRRHVPDEPIRDMCGLILRDEAGHVAFHRDRLRTHYEARSVLPSLLWMTQFWVLGHAAAMMLWINHGPCLRGLGSSRREYFLEVQVQLGRFLRRLHREVGQKPLPHFAINPGCVQT; this is encoded by the coding sequence ATGACAACGTTACCGTCACTTGAGCAGTTCGCCTTGGGGGATGGGGGAGGGCCAGCCTGCCTCATCGCTCACGACGCCGAACGATTCCGAGGTACTTCCGATGAAATGCGCAGGGTGGTGGACCTCTGGTTTCAAGAGGAACGTGAGCACGCGCGCTTGCTGTCATGCGCAGCTCGGCGACTGGGTGGATCCGCCCGGCAGTCGCATTGGAGCTTTTCAGCGTTCTGCGCCTGCCGACGTCTGTTGGGAGTTCGATTCGAGCTGCAGGTGCTCCTGCTTACGGAACTGGTCAGCACAGCCTACTACAAGGTGCTGCGACGTCACGTTCCCGACGAGCCCATTCGGGACATGTGCGGACTGATACTCCGCGATGAAGCGGGACATGTAGCTTTTCACCGAGACCGTCTTAGGACCCACTACGAAGCCCGCAGCGTCCTACCCAGCCTCCTGTGGATGACACAGTTCTGGGTATTGGGCCACGCGGCGGCGATGATGCTCTGGATCAACCACGGCCCCTGCCTGCGCGGATTGGGATCCAGTCGGCGCGAGTATTTCCTGGAAGTCCAGGTCCAGCTCGGCCGCTTCCTGCGTCGCCTGCATCGGGAAGTGGGGCAGAAACCACTACCCCATTTCGCCATTAATCCGGGTTGTGTCCAAACCTAG
- a CDS encoding response regulator has translation MVEPNIKQRFGANVKTWRLRRGISQERLAERAKLHRTYITDVERGARNLSLESMERLAIALDISLPALFTSVHELPMLLNDPRRPNGSARLVDILLVEDNLKDVDLTLRAFKKSGLNNQVHVIHDGDEALEFLFGSGRHASRKDEPLPLVVLLDLNLPKLGGIEVLRSIKANERTRMISVVVLTVSESDADFHTSQSLGADAYIVKPVNFQRFCSITPQLACQWALLRQSQGSTPTP, from the coding sequence ATGGTTGAACCAAACATCAAACAAAGGTTTGGGGCAAACGTTAAAACTTGGCGGCTCCGTCGAGGGATCTCACAAGAGAGATTGGCGGAGCGGGCGAAGCTGCACCGAACCTACATCACCGATGTGGAGCGCGGCGCACGGAACCTCTCGTTAGAGAGCATGGAGCGACTCGCCATCGCACTGGATATCTCTCTACCCGCGCTCTTCACCAGTGTCCACGAGCTCCCCATGTTGCTAAACGATCCTCGTCGTCCGAATGGATCAGCGCGCTTGGTGGATATTCTGCTCGTGGAGGACAATCTCAAGGATGTGGATCTGACGCTGAGAGCCTTCAAGAAATCAGGCCTCAACAACCAGGTTCACGTGATCCACGATGGTGACGAGGCGTTGGAGTTTCTGTTCGGCTCCGGCCGGCATGCCAGTCGCAAGGACGAACCGCTTCCCTTGGTTGTGCTCCTGGATCTCAATCTGCCGAAGCTCGGCGGCATTGAAGTCCTGCGGAGCATCAAAGCAAATGAGCGAACGAGGATGATTTCGGTGGTGGTGCTGACGGTGTCCGAAAGCGATGCAGACTTCCACACCAGCCAGTCCTTGGGTGCGGATGCCTATATCGTCAAACCAGTCAACTTTCAGCGCTTCTGCAGCATTACCCCTCAGCTCGCGTGTCAGTGGGCGCTGCTTCGGCAGAGCCAAGGTTCGACACCGACCCCATGA
- a CDS encoding PAS domain S-box protein has protein sequence MNQSNPGEMPAKGDGGVNSTTVQDQPERFVEARLAAIVNSSNDAIVSKSIEGIVTSWNRGAERLFGYSAAEMIGQSIKRLLPPNQMEEEDWILERILRGELVNHFDTVRIRKDGTRVDISLTISPIRRADGTIIGASKIARDIGERIAAQREINLLNAQLEMRVRERTAQLQAANRELEAFSYSVSHDLRAPVRAVHGFAHVLAEDYGHRLDAEGHRVLRVIQSEAYRMGELIDDLLALSRLDRQALRLTEVDMSAQCRSVCEQLEQQARSPDLRIHIEDLPAVSADVSMMRQVWTNLISNAIKYSSKRPNPTIHVTGRVGPEEISYRIQDNGAGFDMEQASQLFGVFQRLHSDAEFEGNGIGLALVQRIVQRHHGTISAEGKPNGGAVFTFSLPQTGSPLTSPPPSPPAI, from the coding sequence ATGAACCAATCCAATCCAGGAGAGATGCCCGCCAAGGGCGACGGCGGCGTGAACTCTACGACCGTTCAAGATCAGCCCGAACGGTTCGTCGAGGCTCGGCTCGCCGCCATTGTGAACTCCTCCAACGATGCCATCGTGAGCAAGTCGATCGAAGGGATCGTGACGAGCTGGAATCGTGGTGCCGAACGCCTCTTCGGATACTCCGCTGCAGAAATGATCGGGCAATCCATCAAGCGACTGCTCCCTCCTAATCAGATGGAAGAGGAGGACTGGATTTTGGAACGAATTCTGCGCGGAGAGTTGGTGAATCATTTCGACACCGTGCGGATCCGCAAGGATGGAACTCGCGTGGATATTTCCCTGACCATCTCACCCATCCGACGAGCGGATGGCACGATCATCGGGGCCTCCAAGATCGCTCGCGACATTGGCGAACGCATCGCGGCTCAGAGGGAAATCAATCTCTTGAACGCCCAATTGGAGATGAGAGTTCGCGAACGAACTGCCCAGCTTCAGGCGGCGAATCGAGAATTGGAGGCTTTCTCCTACTCCGTCTCCCATGATTTGCGGGCTCCGGTCCGAGCCGTCCATGGGTTCGCCCATGTGCTCGCCGAAGACTATGGGCATCGACTCGATGCCGAGGGACACCGAGTGCTCCGCGTCATCCAGAGCGAGGCCTATCGGATGGGTGAGCTGATAGACGACCTACTGGCTCTGTCTCGGCTGGACCGCCAAGCCCTCCGGCTGACTGAGGTTGACATGTCGGCCCAGTGCAGAAGTGTCTGCGAGCAACTGGAGCAGCAAGCAAGGTCACCGGATCTGCGAATCCACATCGAAGATCTGCCGGCAGTTTCTGCCGATGTCTCGATGATGCGCCAGGTTTGGACCAATCTCATCTCGAATGCGATTAAGTATAGCAGCAAGCGACCGAACCCCACGATTCACGTCACCGGGCGGGTTGGGCCTGAGGAGATCAGCTATCGAATCCAGGACAATGGAGCTGGGTTTGATATGGAGCAAGCAAGTCAGCTGTTCGGTGTATTCCAACGTCTGCACAGCGATGCTGAATTTGAGGGAAATGGCATCGGACTGGCTCTGGTCCAGCGTATCGTCCAACGACACCATGGGACCATCTCGGCTGAAGGAAAGCCCAATGGGGGAGCCGTTTTCACGTTCAGCCTGCCGCAGACGGGCTCCCCTTTAACTTCACCTCCACCCTCGCCTCCCGCGATATGA